In the Geobacter sp. FeAm09 genome, one interval contains:
- a CDS encoding dockerin type I repeat-containing protein, producing MKTGLAARLAVTLLLLPVAAFAATSSSTNYTISVGRSVGGGGSATDTAGLSATGAAIGLGVLIPPKGSSSTGYSVTPATLAAMPSGTLRSGDINGDGAVDVIDALLALKASAGLVQLSAPEVTRGDVGPLVNGVPVGDNRIDIEDTVLILRKAVGLGW from the coding sequence ATGAAAACAGGCTTGGCTGCACGACTAGCCGTCACGCTTCTGCTGTTGCCCGTTGCGGCATTTGCCGCCACGAGCAGCAGCACCAACTATACCATCTCCGTCGGCCGGAGCGTCGGCGGTGGCGGCAGCGCCACCGATACCGCAGGTTTGAGCGCGACCGGAGCCGCCATCGGCCTGGGAGTGCTCATCCCGCCGAAAGGCAGCAGCAGCACCGGTTATAGCGTTACACCGGCCACCCTTGCCGCCATGCCATCGGGGACGCTTCGCAGTGGCGACATCAATGGAGACGGCGCAGTGGATGTCATCGACGCCCTGTTGGCTCTCAAGGCCAGTGCCGGACTTGTCCAGCTCTCTGCCCCGGAAGTGACGCGCGGCGATGTTGGCCCGCTGGTGAACGGCGTACCGGTGGGGGACAACCGCATCGACATTGAGGATACCGTTTTGATTCTGCGCAAGGCGGTCGGCCTGGGCTGGTAA
- a CDS encoding YqeG family HAD IIIA-type phosphatase — translation MPPFAHVLAGFTLGFRFRQGLGQTLRETPRDAAITNLDPERLAAGGITALALDFDGVLAPHGFPAPLPEAREWLARCCAVFGADRIFILSNKPTEARRIWFRNHFPGIRFISGVRKKPYPDGLQRVGELARVPLSTVLMVDDRLLTGCLAALNAGARPLYIRRPYRSFRHRPLAELFFMVLRAGERVLFSFFPHC, via the coding sequence ATGCCCCCTTTCGCGCACGTCCTCGCCGGGTTCACCCTCGGTTTCAGATTTCGGCAGGGGCTCGGCCAGACCCTGCGGGAAACGCCCCGCGATGCGGCCATCACGAACCTGGACCCGGAGCGGCTCGCCGCCGGGGGCATCACCGCCCTGGCCCTGGATTTCGACGGGGTCCTGGCGCCCCACGGCTTTCCCGCGCCGCTCCCCGAGGCCCGGGAGTGGCTGGCCCGCTGCTGCGCGGTTTTCGGCGCGGACAGGATCTTCATCCTCTCCAACAAGCCGACCGAGGCCCGCAGAATCTGGTTCAGGAACCATTTCCCCGGCATCCGCTTCATCTCCGGCGTCCGCAAGAAACCCTACCCCGACGGTCTCCAGAGGGTGGGCGAGTTGGCCCGCGTCCCCCTGTCCACCGTCCTGATGGTGGACGACCGCCTGCTCACCGGCTGCCTGGCGGCCCTCAACGCCGGCGCCCGCCCCCTCTACATCCGCCGTCCCTACCGTTCTTTCCGCCACCGCCCCCTGGCCGAGCTGTTCTTCATGGTACTACGGGCGGGGGAACGGGTACTTTTCAGCTTTTTTCCGCATTGTTGA
- a CDS encoding protoglobin domain-containing protein: MTSMQELKDHYGFTDDEEELLRAFQPLAAQHRERFSGEFHDYLYGLPETTAILNASNRQRLLEMHSNWFMSLFGGTYDNNYLNHLTRIGHAHVKVGLNVHFVNVAMNRVRHFLLNLIDENYPDRDERRALREATEKILDMNLDVMSASYREEELKKVFVSRKLESQLIKLTERFTYGLNLVLVLALAGVSISVVMLFGWDIINIFRGDVEKGILSALGELLILWMMIELMDNEIKNLKGGKFNILVFIGVIIVAMIREILISTLRHDDLATQAFLAGTLLILGILYYLVSRAQKDLDKA, translated from the coding sequence ATGACCTCCATGCAGGAACTCAAAGACCATTACGGCTTCACCGACGACGAAGAGGAATTGCTCAGGGCCTTTCAACCCCTGGCCGCCCAGCACCGGGAGCGTTTCTCCGGTGAATTCCACGACTATCTCTACGGTCTGCCCGAAACCACCGCCATCCTCAACGCCAGCAATCGCCAGCGCCTCCTCGAGATGCACAGCAACTGGTTCATGTCGCTCTTCGGCGGCACCTACGACAACAACTACCTGAACCACCTGACCCGCATCGGCCACGCCCACGTCAAGGTCGGCCTGAATGTCCATTTCGTCAATGTCGCCATGAACCGGGTCCGCCACTTCCTGCTCAACCTGATCGACGAAAACTACCCCGACCGTGACGAGCGGCGCGCCCTGCGCGAGGCGACCGAGAAGATCCTCGACATGAACCTGGACGTCATGAGCGCCTCCTACCGCGAAGAGGAGCTGAAAAAGGTCTTTGTCTCCCGCAAGCTGGAATCCCAGCTCATCAAGCTGACCGAACGCTTCACCTACGGCCTCAACCTGGTGCTGGTGCTGGCCCTGGCCGGCGTCTCCATCTCGGTGGTCATGCTGTTCGGCTGGGACATCATCAATATCTTCCGCGGGGATGTGGAGAAGGGTATCCTGAGCGCCCTGGGGGAACTCCTGATACTCTGGATGATGATCGAGCTGATGGACAACGAGATCAAGAACCTCAAGGGGGGCAAGTTCAACATCCTGGTCTTCATCGGCGTCATCATCGTGGCCATGATCCGGGAGATCCTGATCTCCACCCTCCGCCACGACGACCTGGCCACCCAGGCCTTCCTGGCCGGCACCCTGCTGATCCTGGGGATACTCTACTACCTGGTCTCCCGGGCACAGAAGGACCTGGACAAGGCCTAG
- a CDS encoding amino acid ABC transporter permease, producing the protein MRRYFFITPDSRGERIPAAAVAASWLAVFLLLSLLFWFAFSQVKFAWGWDAVYAYRYKFLKGWLITVAVSSAAMALSLVAGLATALAQRAPFLPVRYLAQVYMEVIRGTPLLVQILIFFYVVADAFGINNRYLVGVVILAMFAGAYISEIIRAGIESVGETQLESARAIGFTRAQIYRYVIFPQVTRQVLPPLAGQFASLIKDSSLLSIISVNEFTLNAQEVNAFTFSTLESYLPLAVGYLVLTLPISLWTKRLEKRFRYAT; encoded by the coding sequence GTGCGACGCTACTTCTTCATCACCCCCGACAGCCGCGGGGAGAGGATTCCGGCTGCCGCAGTCGCCGCCAGTTGGCTGGCGGTGTTTCTGCTCCTCTCCCTGCTGTTCTGGTTCGCTTTCAGCCAGGTCAAATTCGCCTGGGGCTGGGATGCGGTCTACGCCTACCGCTACAAGTTTCTGAAGGGGTGGCTGATAACGGTGGCCGTTTCCTCGGCCGCCATGGCGTTAAGCCTGGTGGCCGGCCTGGCCACGGCCCTGGCCCAGCGGGCTCCTTTCCTGCCGGTGCGGTATCTGGCGCAGGTGTATATGGAGGTCATCCGCGGCACCCCGCTTTTGGTGCAGATCCTGATCTTCTTCTACGTGGTGGCCGACGCCTTCGGGATCAACAACCGCTACCTGGTGGGGGTCGTCATCCTGGCCATGTTCGCCGGGGCCTATATCTCCGAGATCATCCGGGCCGGGATCGAAAGCGTCGGCGAGACCCAGTTGGAATCGGCGCGGGCCATCGGCTTTACCCGCGCCCAGATCTACCGCTACGTCATCTTCCCCCAGGTGACCCGCCAGGTCCTTCCCCCCCTGGCCGGGCAATTCGCCTCGCTGATCAAGGATTCGTCGCTGCTCTCCATCATCTCGGTCAACGAGTTCACCCTCAACGCCCAGGAGGTGAACGCCTTCACCTTCAGCACCCTGGAGAGCTACCTGCCCCTGGCGGTCGGCTATCTCGTCCTGACCCTGCCCATCTCCCTCTGGACCAAACGCCTGGAAAAGAGGTTCCGCTATGCGACTTGA
- a CDS encoding amino acid ABC transporter ATP-binding protein, producing the protein MRLEARGIVKAYGDHRALDGVTLAIPQVRTVAILGPSGSGKSTLLRILAGLETPDGGEMALDGDPIQFNEAYLLRHRRGIGTVFQAFNLFPHLTALDNIALPLEKVHGYEASEAATYALQLLARFHLAGHALKTPAQLSGGQQQRVAIARAVAIKPRLLLLDEPTSALDPEMTVEVLDLIAELRQEGRPLVLVTHEIGFARKVADQVVFLHEGRVLEWGDAPQLFEQPATPELRGFLDKVLRY; encoded by the coding sequence ATGCGACTTGAGGCGCGCGGCATCGTCAAGGCCTACGGCGACCATCGGGCCCTGGACGGCGTGACCCTGGCCATCCCCCAGGTCCGTACCGTCGCCATCCTGGGGCCGTCCGGCAGCGGGAAATCCACCCTGCTGCGCATCCTGGCGGGCCTGGAAACCCCCGACGGTGGCGAGATGGCCCTGGACGGCGACCCGATACAGTTCAACGAGGCATACCTGCTGCGCCACCGCCGGGGGATCGGGACGGTGTTCCAGGCATTCAACCTGTTTCCCCACCTGACCGCCCTGGACAACATCGCGCTCCCCCTGGAAAAGGTGCACGGCTACGAGGCCTCCGAGGCGGCAACCTATGCCCTGCAGCTGCTGGCCCGGTTCCACCTGGCCGGACATGCCCTCAAAACCCCGGCCCAGCTTTCGGGGGGGCAGCAGCAGCGGGTGGCCATAGCCCGTGCCGTGGCCATAAAACCGCGCCTGCTGCTCCTGGACGAGCCGACCTCGGCCCTTGACCCGGAGATGACCGTGGAGGTGCTGGACCTGATCGCCGAGCTGCGCCAGGAGGGGCGGCCGCTCGTGCTGGTGACCCACGAGATTGGTTTCGCCCGCAAGGTGGCCGACCAGGTGGTCTTTCTCCACGAGGGGCGGGTGCTGGAGTGGGGGGACGCCCCACAGCTCTTTGAACAGCCGGCCACCCCCGAACTGCGGGGGTTTCTGGACAAGGTGCTGCGATACTGA